GGCCATTCAATCACAGTAAAATTTTCTTGTTCGTTTAACCAACTTTGCACAAGTCGCCCGCGACGCACAGCGCAATTATCATCCACGAAGTAAATGTGTTCTTGCGGATATGCAACGCGCACAGTTGGTAGCATCACGTTTTGTGAAACGTCCAAGTAACCTTTACTGGTATTGCGACCGCCTACCTGCACCAATTCACCGGGACCCATTGATGACATCCATCCCCAATAACCTAAAGTAATGCGGCCACTAGACATGCATgggagaatattttttttattatagcgCTCACAATTTTTTCGCCATAATATTTTGCGACAGTCCTTGTCtgacttaaaacatttttcatcactaaatataactaaactaaaataaaataatactaaaataaaatttattgcacCAATCAAAATCCAAATATTTTCTTGCGAATCGCACCCGGTTTTGCCTGTGGACATCTGACAGCAAAATTTTCTTGGCTGGCCTACGACACTTTAAACCAGCTGCACGTAAGTGGTTTCGTACAGTTTGCAGCGTCACATTATGTTTAGTCGCCGTGGAACGAGTAGTGAGGAAGGGCTCAGCCATATGCGTAGCAACTATATCACGATGCTGATCATTGGTATCTGTGTATGCAAATCCTCCCTTTTGGCCCTGATCGGAGAGGGTCAATGCTACCCGAATCTGCATAACGATGGACCCACAATTGCACAGTTCTCCTCTgtgaacaataacaaaatattgttacaaaaacaacaatcaataaaatgtgttttattttttttatttattcacaaacatacattacaaGTCAATACAGtgtaaaaataaaccaatttagGTCTTCCTGCATCGCATCCCGTTGCACACAATgcatataaatatatcaaacttctaaacatatttttttttgttactcacCGATATCTTCAAACGCCTTGCAATTTCACTTAACGAAATGTTTTGCTGatgcaaaataataatctcAGCTCTTAAAAGTGTAGTTAAGTGATTCATATTGATGAACAAATTAAAGCAGTTCTCGAAACACGCAGGGTATACTGTCTAATAACGTTAGGAAAGCCCGATAGTCAATAGCATTATGACGATGCACTTAAGCCGCGgtaataatatcttaattatatGAATTGTCATTTAAAGAGggtagattataataattaatgcaTTCCAATTCACATGTTAATCTAGAAGacttatattgaaatgaaactacttttacggattttatcgcggtttaattttagattttagttcccgacgtttcgaaacctttgcaggtatcatggtcacgggcagactgagatggcgttcgtcttgacagaagatgttgctcgttctaccttcatattttaattaattatttgtggtccgacctacgcagtatgagctcactgtgtcttgatgtcttgcagcgctgctcttgggtttggccttgagtttatttattattggatcccaagtaggtgatatcaaAAGTTACGCTCGGGTCGGCGTTACGAGCGCACGTATTCTTATCGGCTTACACTAGCTggtgtgtgttttttttctacctACCCGCGCTTTTGTTATTATGGAAGACGAAAACAGCGAAGAAGATAATGAGGGGAAATTGACCAATAAAAACTATCTAGTTACTAAGAAGAAAGGAGAAAAGAGTATGATGAATTTGCCCAACTTACCTGATAGTGGTGGAAGTAGAAATGAGAAGAGAAAAACCTTGGATCAAAGCGAAGAGTCGATCAGTGAAAATGACTTCATTACGGTTACTAGAAGGAAGACAAAAGTACGTATAAGAAGTGATTCATTTGACATACCCACAACCGAAATTAATATGCAAAATGAGGAGGTAGACGAAGAAAAATATGTGATATGTATAACATCCTCACAAAGTTTACCAAAACAGATGGCTATGGCTAAATTATTGCGCTCCCATAATCACCGCaatattaccaaaataaaatataaaagcccACTTAAAGTCTTGGTACAATTCGAGACATTGGAAGATGCAGAAAAACTTAACAATTGCCCTAAGTTTCAAGAATTAGGTTACCGGTGtgaaaaaacaagcaaaaaaaatatatgttttggAATAGTGAGAGGAGTAGATTTGGAATTGAAAGAAAAAGAGATAATGGAAATTTTAGAAAGTTCTATCAAAATTTTAGATGTGAAAAGATTGAAGAGAACGAACTCTGAAGGGAAATGGGTAGAAAGCAAAACCATTAGAATACGATTCATGAGCACTTCTTTACCGGAGTATATATATGCCTATGAAGTGAGATTCAAAGTAGAACCCTATTCATTCCCTGTCACCCAGTGCTCCGCTTGTTGGAAGTTCGgacatttcattaaatattgtcCAACCAAAAAATCAATATGCCCAAAATGCGGTGGAGATCATGACAACTGTTTGACCACCAACTTCAAATGTATTAATTGCAAGGGATCGCATATGGCCTTAGATAAAGAATGTCCTATATATATTAAAGAGAGAGCTATCAGAGACCTAATGACATCACGAAATATGTCGTATCGAGAAGCGTTGGTACTGTACCTAAAGGAAAGACctaagagaaaaatattagttaacaCTCAAGAAACTGTGTCTGCAAACAGGGACAAGGATGACACTTACACGACAACTCAGGAACCTACAAAAATGGTAAATTACGAAAGAACGATGGCCGAGGTGCACGCAGAAGATGAAGATTCTATTAGCAACTATTCAGAACCGAGCATCATCCTTAGCAACACAAATactaaaacgaaaaataaaaagaagaaaaaccgCAAAGGAAAATCAATCTCACATGAGCCTATGGACGTTGTGAACGAGAACAATGGACAAGGACGAGACACTCGATGCATCTCAGGAAACAAAAAAgggtttgattttaaaacatttataagtaGGACTGAAAGAATAATATTGTCtagtaataattttgaaactaaGTGCATGGAATTTATTAAGCTTTGTATACAAGAAGTtaagtcattattatttaagtatattactACGGGGGAACTTGTTTCTAGTTTATTAGCTTATTTTGATGGCTAAGTCAcctcataaaaaaattgatgtcAATATTTATCAATGGAACGCCCAAAGTATCCGTCCTAAACTCGCAAGTTTTGATTTGTTACtaaatagagaaaaaatacatattgccCTAATAAGTGAAACCTGGCTAGACATTGATGAGTCATTGAACATTCATGAGTACAATGTGTTTAGAAGGGATCGCTCTGATTCCTATGGGGGTGTAGCTATTTTAATTCACAAATCTATAAAAGCAATAGCATGTCCTATAGATTTAAATGTGGGAATAGAAGCTGTCTATGTTAAAGTAATGAATtgtagtaaattaaaacatataatttctGTGTACTGCCCATCCTCGGTACATACATCTTATTCTGATTGGGacacattattttcaaaactttcaaGGAATACTCTTATTGCTGGTGACTTTAATGCTCACCACACTAGTTGGTCATATAAAAACGACACTAGAGGAACCCATATTTTTGAAGCGATGCTGaacaacaattttgtttttcttaataacgGCGATCACACAAGAGTGAAATTagttaataatagtttacaGGAGAGTTCCCCTGACATTACTTGTGTTACCACAGACATAGCAATAGATTTTAATTGGCGGGTCTGTAACGAAAATTTAGGTAGTGACcatcttattattaaaatttcaatgcCCTACCAGgataatttgacatttattaagAAACGCAACTTTAAGCTAGCTAATTGGCAAACCTATCGCGAGTCTCTCATacaattatttgcaaatatttccTTGCCTCAGAATGTGCAGGAGGCCTACGACctctttattgaaaatattaataggtCTGCGGATATTAGCATgccttacataaaaatatgtacgaATCCCAACACCAATTTTAAACCGAAACGTTATTGGAATCAGTCACTTTCCATGGCAGTGGCACAACGTAGGCTGGCATTAAAGAATTTTCGTCGTAACCCGACTCCGTCCAATCTTGAAATTTTagaacacaaaattaataatgtgaaaaacctcattaatcaattaaaatcacaACAATGGCAGAAATTTTGTAATGACTTAAATGAAAAAACGACAGTTTCTGAGGTCTGGCAGCACATGCGGTGGATGAAAGGTCATAATAAGCGTCGAACTTACCCATCTCAAGAAAAAATTGATCAACTTATATGTGATCTAGCCCCGATTCGGTGAATAACTGCAGCCCCATATTTTCATCAGTTAATCAGCTTCTTGAGTCGAAATTTGAGTTTTCTGAACTCCAATGCTGTTTTAAAAAGAAGGATACGACTCCAGGAGTTGATGACGTAGCCTATTCAATGTTGTATAACCTCCCTAAAGTTGCTAAAAAATACTTGCTAGATTTATATAACGTTATATTTACAACTGGTCTTGTGCCCATGCAATGGCGAAGTATACAAATAATTCCGATACCTAAAGGATCTGGTTTCGACTCGAAGCTGAGACCTATATCCTTAATATCATGTGTATGTAAAACCTTTCACAACATGCTAACTAAAAGAATAGAATGGTATATCGAAAAGCACAAAATCTTATCCAACCGTACTAGTGGTTTCCGGAGAGGGCAATCGTGTTTGGATTGTTTGGTTCGCTTGGTGTCACACATCCAAATGggatttacaaataaaactccTACTTTGGCATGTTTTATAGACATACAAAACGCGTATAATAATGTTGCTGTAAGTGAGGTTGTTAATACTCTTGATGGTCTAGGTATAGgaagtaaaatatgtaaatatctTTGGTCATTTTTAAGTGAAAGACacctcaaaattaaaaatgaaaacggtCTTAAAAATATAGTCAGATGGACCAATAGAGGACTGGCACAAGGTGATCCGATTTCTCCTCTCCTATTCAATATAGTTACCCATAAAATGTGTAATGTGCTGCAGAATGTTAACTCACTACAATATGCCGacgattttgtaatttttttaagcaataaaaacttaagaTACTGTGAGGCCAATATCgaaattgcattaaaaacaTTCAGCTGTCTATGTGATGAACTTGGCCTCGctatttctgaaaataaatccaaaatatgCCTATTCAGTAGAGGACGgtcaacacaaataaacaaaattgaaattaataacacACCACTTCAATCAgcagaaaaaattaaatatttgggaATGTGGTTAGACCGATCATTATTATGGAGAAAgcatattaatgaaataaacgaGAAATGTGCTagatatttaaatctattgaaGACGTTGGCTGGACCATCGTGGGGGGTTCATCCGAAATTTATACGTAATTTGTATATCACACTGATCAGAAGTCGTATGGATTACGGTAGCTACTTATACGGAAATTGTGCTAAGACTAATTTACACAAACTCgataaacttcaaaatattgCCTTAAGAATAATTGGAGGATTTATTAGAAGCTCGCCTATTCATGTCATGGAATCGGAGTTGTGTATCCAACCCTTGCACATTAGGAGAGAGTTTTTAGCACACAAGTACTGTTTGAAGGCACTTTCTTGGTCTGAAAACTTGTCGATTAAGGCGCTGGACAAGCTTGGCACTCTGTGTGATACGCACTATTGGAGgaacaaaagaaaacctttGCTTATTACGGCTTACAATGATACCAAATTTGATACCATACACTCGAGTGATATACTAGAAATGTTTAGTCTGAACATTTGGGTTTCATATATAGACGTTAATAACTTTATTCATTCCAATTTAGATAGTGTTACTATTTCTAAAAAGCTGTGTAATTTTAGTGTAATTAGATTCAATATTATGTGTGAATTACAGGAAAAATACCAAGGGTAccataaaattttcacagatggttCAAAGAATTCTGTAATTTTAGGCGCTGCATTCTATGACCCGCTTCTTAAAAAATCTATGTGCTATAAAATAGACAGCAACATCTCTATTATGTCGGCGGAGCTAGTTGCAATCTCAGAGGCCATTTTGTATtgcttcaatttaaatttagataaggTGGTCATCTTAACTGACAGCAAGAGCGCTCCAACATTTGGCTCGATGCGCCTCTGGCTTCAGAGGTGTTTCGGTAGCCTACAAAATTCTCGAATGTCTAcacattttcaatcaaaatgGGAGAGTTCTGAGATTGCAATGGGTACCGTCTCATATAGGTTTAGCAGGCAACGAAGAGGCTGACCGGCTTGCAAAACTAGCAACGACTGAAGGTATACCAAAATCTGTAGATCCGTATAATTCTGAGTTGTTACCGAAGGTCAAATCCATAGCTTACAATCACTGGAAGGAATACTTTGACATACGTAGCAAAGAAAAAGGAATATGGTATAAAAGTTTACAAAGTGAGCCTCCTCGAGTGCCTTGGTTTGTGATCACTACACTAAATAGGTCTATGTTAAAATTAGCTTTTAGACTTCGTTCGGGACACTATCCATCGGCAAAGTTTGCACATCTAATGAGAAAAGCTGACACACCAAATTGTCCGACTTGTGGAACGATTGAGGATGTGCAACATTTGCTGATGGAGTGTGTCCGGAAT
This genomic stretch from Trichoplusia ni isolate ovarian cell line Hi5 chromosome 25, tn1, whole genome shotgun sequence harbors:
- the LOC113505242 gene encoding uncharacterized protein LOC113505242, with translation MEDENSEEDNEGKLTNKNYLVTKKKGEKSMMNLPNLPDSGGSRNEKRKTLDQSEESISENDFITVTRRKTKVRIRSDSFDIPTTEINMQNEEVDEEKYVICITSSQSLPKQMAMAKLLRSHNHRNITKIKYKSPLKVLVQFETLEDAEKLNNCPKFQELGYRCEKTSKKNICFGIVRGVDLELKEKEIMEILESSIKILDVKRLKRTNSEGKWVESKTIRIRFMSTSLPEYIYAYEVRFKVEPYSFPVTQCSACWKFGHFIKYCPTKKSICPKCGGDHDNCLTTNFKCINCKGSHMALDKECPIYIKERAIRDLMTSRNMSYREALVLYLKERPKRKILVNTQETVSANRDKDDTYTTTQEPTKMVNYERTMAEVHAEDEDSISNYSEPSIILSNTNTKTKNKKKKNRKGKSISHEPMDVVNENNGQGRDTRCISGNKKGVKKCSTSKENFGVKQNDSFNI